In a single window of the Pseudogemmatithrix spongiicola genome:
- a CDS encoding TPM domain-containing protein — protein MIRHLLAGLCLLPAALVSAGAQEALFPARPTGLVSDFAGIIPDATEAQITRLIEIVRAGSQGEIAVVTLRDIGGREALDVALQIGRAWGVGARADIGDRARNAGVVVLLIPKETSSDGSGQIAISVGQGAEGFITDGVAGDMRREATPLLAAGNYGDGLALITARLAQRYSAEFGFALDSTLVPRQRPREFQIPPIVIVIAIMLLISLLNSGGGGGRGGRRRRGGVAILPFPMGGGFGGGGFGGGGFGGGGFGGFGGGGGFSGGGSGGRF, from the coding sequence GTGATTCGCCACCTCCTCGCAGGGCTCTGCCTCCTGCCTGCCGCGCTCGTCAGCGCCGGTGCGCAGGAGGCGCTGTTTCCCGCCCGTCCCACCGGGCTCGTCAGCGATTTCGCCGGCATCATTCCCGACGCCACCGAAGCGCAGATCACGCGCCTCATCGAGATCGTGCGCGCCGGTTCGCAGGGCGAGATCGCCGTCGTGACGCTGCGCGACATCGGCGGCCGCGAGGCGCTCGATGTCGCACTGCAGATCGGACGCGCGTGGGGAGTCGGCGCGCGCGCCGACATCGGCGACCGCGCCCGCAACGCCGGCGTGGTCGTCTTGCTCATCCCGAAGGAAACGAGCAGCGACGGCAGCGGCCAGATCGCCATCAGCGTCGGCCAAGGGGCAGAAGGCTTCATCACCGACGGTGTGGCCGGCGACATGCGCCGCGAAGCGACGCCGCTGCTCGCCGCCGGCAACTACGGCGATGGCCTGGCGCTCATCACGGCACGGCTCGCGCAGCGCTACAGCGCGGAGTTCGGCTTTGCGCTCGACTCCACGTTGGTCCCGCGCCAGCGTCCGCGTGAGTTCCAGATTCCGCCGATCGTCATCGTCATCGCGATCATGCTCCTCATCTCGCTGCTGAACTCGGGCGGCGGGGGTGGACGCGGGGGCCGACGCCGCCGCGGCGGTGTCGCGATCCTCCCGTTCCCGATGGGCGGTGGATTCGGCGGGGGTGGGTTCGGGGGCGGCGGCTTCGGTGGTGGAGGCTTCGGCGGGTTCGGGGGCGGCGGCGGATTCTCCGGCGGCGGCTCCGGCGGACGGTTCTAG
- a CDS encoding alpha/beta hydrolase, which translates to MAAALAFALAATVLLWAQRAWRATRRAQRFRRRFPADVEGVVIGAQARTYVGDPHRALLLIHGYNDSPASLDDMARAIHASGWTVRLPLLPGHGRSLEAWDAWRGEEAVAAVRAEYAALRARHGTVVVGGLSMGGALATWVAAEADVDGLLLFAPMLFVPRPMQVAVSTARMWSLVTQHVSGGGARSLWDPEAQRRSISYGCSTRRSLEALEYVAEGVIPRLGFVHAPTLVCQSRQDNRLPEDQSRRAIARIGAADKTVHWVEGAGHVLTMDFGWPALAATVVAWLEARWPAAPAGRVSGAR; encoded by the coding sequence GTGGCGGCCGCCCTGGCGTTCGCGTTGGCAGCGACCGTGCTGCTGTGGGCCCAGCGGGCCTGGCGCGCGACGCGACGCGCGCAGCGGTTCCGCCGACGTTTTCCCGCCGACGTCGAGGGCGTCGTAATCGGGGCGCAGGCGCGCACGTATGTCGGCGACCCGCATCGCGCGCTCTTGCTCATCCACGGCTACAACGACTCTCCGGCCTCGCTCGACGACATGGCGCGGGCCATCCATGCGTCCGGGTGGACGGTGCGCCTGCCCCTGCTGCCCGGGCACGGTCGTTCCCTCGAAGCCTGGGATGCCTGGCGCGGCGAGGAGGCCGTGGCGGCGGTCCGCGCGGAGTATGCCGCGCTGCGCGCGCGGCACGGGACGGTCGTCGTCGGTGGCCTTTCCATGGGTGGCGCACTGGCCACGTGGGTGGCCGCGGAAGCGGATGTGGATGGGCTCTTGCTGTTCGCCCCGATGCTCTTCGTGCCACGGCCGATGCAGGTGGCGGTCAGCACGGCGCGCATGTGGTCGTTGGTGACGCAGCACGTGAGCGGTGGCGGCGCGCGTTCGCTGTGGGATCCCGAAGCCCAGCGGCGGAGCATCAGCTACGGCTGCTCGACGCGGCGCTCGCTGGAGGCGCTGGAGTACGTGGCCGAGGGCGTGATTCCCCGGTTGGGATTCGTGCACGCCCCGACGCTGGTGTGCCAGTCGCGCCAAGACAACCGATTGCCCGAGGACCAGAGCCGTCGGGCGATCGCGCGCATCGGCGCGGCGGACAAGACGGTGCACTGGGTCGAGGGCGCGGGCCATGTGCTGACGATGGACTTCGGCTGGCCCGCGTTGGCCGCGACGGTGGTGGCGTGGCTCGAGGCGCGATGGCCGGCCGCGCCGGCCGGCCGCGTCTCCGGCGCGCGCTGA
- a CDS encoding aspartate aminotransferase family protein: MTDSLLGTYRRAPMELVRAEGVRLYDADGKAYLDFASGIAVNALGYNDAGVNAAIAEAAATGLIHTSNLFRTAPGEQLADKLVAASFADKVFFCNSGAEANEGAFKFARRWARNVGGPAKHEIISLRGAFHGRLFGTVAATDRPQYRNHFRPLAGGIHIHERSIDELSRVISDEQTAAVIAEPIQGEGGVRVLDAGFVRELRALTAERNVLLILDEIQCGYGRTGSFFAYEQYGITPDLLTMAKPMAGGLPMGAVLLTQRVAEAVQPGDHGTTFGGGPLVAHVANHVFDRLRDPALLAHVRREGEWLGDQLLALSARSAKVRAIRGRGFMWGVDVTDPAKDVVARALSQGLILVGAGDHTLRLLPPLVMERRDLAQGLNALEAAIG; this comes from the coding sequence ATGACCGATTCCCTGCTTGGTACCTATCGTCGCGCCCCGATGGAGCTGGTGCGGGCCGAGGGCGTGCGCCTGTATGACGCCGACGGCAAGGCGTACCTCGACTTCGCGTCGGGCATCGCCGTCAACGCGCTCGGATACAACGATGCCGGCGTGAACGCGGCCATCGCGGAAGCCGCGGCCACGGGACTCATCCACACGTCGAACCTCTTCCGCACGGCACCGGGCGAGCAACTCGCGGACAAGCTCGTCGCGGCGTCGTTCGCCGATAAGGTCTTCTTCTGCAACTCGGGCGCCGAAGCCAACGAGGGGGCGTTCAAGTTCGCGCGGCGCTGGGCGCGCAACGTCGGCGGGCCGGCCAAGCACGAGATCATCTCGCTGCGCGGGGCCTTCCATGGTCGCCTGTTCGGCACGGTCGCGGCGACCGACCGGCCGCAGTACCGCAACCATTTCCGCCCACTCGCGGGCGGCATCCACATCCACGAGCGCTCCATCGACGAGCTCAGCCGCGTCATCAGCGACGAGCAGACGGCGGCCGTGATTGCGGAGCCGATCCAGGGCGAGGGTGGCGTGCGTGTGCTCGACGCCGGCTTCGTGCGTGAGCTGCGGGCGCTGACGGCGGAGCGCAACGTCCTGTTGATCCTCGACGAGATCCAGTGCGGCTACGGCCGCACGGGCAGCTTCTTCGCCTACGAGCAGTACGGCATCACGCCGGACCTGCTGACGATGGCGAAGCCGATGGCCGGCGGCCTCCCGATGGGCGCGGTGCTGCTCACCCAGCGCGTGGCGGAGGCGGTGCAGCCCGGTGACCACGGCACCACGTTCGGCGGCGGTCCGCTGGTGGCCCATGTGGCCAACCACGTGTTCGACCGCCTGCGCGACCCGGCGCTGCTGGCGCACGTGCGTCGGGAGGGCGAATGGTTGGGCGACCAGCTGCTGGCGCTGTCCGCGCGCTCGGCGAAGGTGCGCGCGATTCGCGGCCGCGGCTTCATGTGGGGCGTCGACGTGACGGATCCGGCGAAGGACGTCGTGGCCCGCGCGCTGTCGCAGGGCCTCATCCTCGTCGGCGCCGGCGACCACACGCTGCGCCTGCTGCCGCCGCTGGTGATGGAGCGCCGGGACCTGGCCCAAGGCCTCAACGCCCTCGAGGCAGCGATCGGCTGA
- a CDS encoding cold shock domain-containing protein, translating into MARITGTVKWFNDAKGFGFIQREGGADVFVHFSAIQGNGFKSLAEGDKVEFEIVDGQKGPQAANVNRI; encoded by the coding sequence ATGGCTCGCATCACCGGCACCGTGAAGTGGTTCAACGACGCGAAGGGCTTCGGTTTCATCCAGCGCGAGGGAGGGGCTGACGTCTTCGTCCATTTCAGCGCCATCCAGGGCAACGGCTTCAAGTCGCTCGCCGAAGGCGATAAGGTCGAGTTCGAAATCGTCGACGGACAGAAGGGTCCGCAGGCGGCGAACGTCAACAGGATCTAA
- a CDS encoding aldo/keto reductase, with amino-acid sequence MRAPPPLELRSLGRTGATTILGLGTRRLAEAGQQATIRVIREAIDAGVNVLEISPGFAEGRAERWVAMALKDGYREKVNLVWQCAAYLRDYKTSMAQLEATLAALKTDRVEVFSFHQMIYDNDPDWLYDHGGLDAAQEARDQGRARWLGFHSEKSPHIALKLLARGFAWDVGLMPLNPFDASFRSFEKQVLPEVIRRGGSVIGTKPLAGGAVNGSKVVKVEDAFRYVWSLPVSSVLVGCDSGPILKKTLKSAATYKPFHAGEMDALRAKARAVAGDGRFERYKTTQEFDMPAGLAVHGY; translated from the coding sequence ATGCGCGCTCCGCCACCCCTCGAGCTCCGCAGCCTCGGACGCACCGGCGCCACGACCATCCTTGGCCTCGGCACGCGCCGCCTCGCCGAGGCGGGGCAGCAGGCGACGATCCGCGTCATCCGCGAGGCCATCGATGCGGGCGTGAACGTGTTGGAGATCTCGCCCGGCTTCGCGGAGGGCCGTGCGGAGCGCTGGGTGGCGATGGCGCTCAAGGACGGCTACCGCGAGAAGGTGAACCTCGTGTGGCAATGCGCGGCGTACCTGCGCGACTACAAGACGTCGATGGCGCAGCTCGAGGCGACGTTGGCGGCGCTGAAGACGGATCGGGTGGAGGTCTTCTCCTTCCACCAGATGATCTACGACAACGATCCCGACTGGCTCTACGACCACGGCGGGCTCGATGCCGCGCAGGAAGCGCGGGATCAGGGCCGCGCACGCTGGCTCGGCTTCCACAGCGAGAAGTCCCCGCACATCGCACTCAAGCTGCTGGCGCGCGGCTTCGCCTGGGACGTGGGCCTGATGCCGCTCAATCCGTTCGACGCATCGTTCCGGAGCTTCGAGAAGCAGGTGTTGCCCGAAGTGATCCGCCGCGGCGGCTCGGTGATCGGTACCAAGCCGCTGGCCGGCGGCGCGGTCAACGGCAGCAAGGTCGTGAAGGTGGAGGACGCCTTCCGCTACGTGTGGTCGCTGCCGGTGAGCAGCGTGCTCGTGGGCTGCGACAGCGGACCGATCCTCAAGAAGACGCTGAAGTCCGCGGCGACGTACAAGCCGTTCCACGCGGGCGAGATGGACGCGCTGCGTGCGAAGGCGCGCGCGGTGGCGGGTGACGGGCGCTTCGAGCGCTACAAGACCACGCAGGAATTCGACATGCCCGCCGGCTTGGCGGTGCACGGCTACTGA
- a CDS encoding NrtR DNA-binding winged helix domain-containing protein, whose protein sequence is MASTPAPRLVLACVSWRDGDLVVLGAATRGAELPAAVLAASQAPADAADALARRTLGRAPAWRSQVGALRDETGLAILYVAVLPTGTDVGDAYLWRPVPRGGGGAMLRAALVHLRERIDREPVAFRLLGPTFTLSDLQAVYELLLERRVHKASFRRSLMAAHLIEPTDAWRSEGRGRPAQLFRYAPRRRRGLQRAVRFDLLG, encoded by the coding sequence ATGGCTTCGACCCCCGCCCCGCGCCTCGTCCTCGCCTGTGTCAGCTGGCGCGACGGCGACCTCGTAGTGCTCGGCGCGGCGACGCGTGGCGCTGAGCTACCGGCGGCGGTGTTGGCGGCGTCGCAGGCACCCGCGGACGCGGCCGACGCCTTGGCGCGGCGCACGCTGGGACGGGCGCCCGCGTGGCGCTCGCAGGTGGGAGCGCTGCGTGACGAGACTGGGCTCGCGATCCTCTACGTGGCGGTGCTGCCGACCGGCACCGACGTCGGCGACGCCTATCTCTGGCGTCCCGTGCCACGCGGCGGCGGAGGCGCCATGCTGCGGGCGGCGCTCGTCCACCTTCGGGAGCGCATCGATCGGGAGCCAGTGGCGTTCCGGCTGCTCGGACCGACCTTCACGCTGTCCGACCTGCAGGCGGTCTACGAGCTCCTGCTGGAGCGGCGGGTGCACAAGGCGAGCTTCCGGCGTTCGCTGATGGCGGCCCACCTGATCGAGCCGACGGACGCCTGGCGCTCGGAGGGTCGGGGTCGCCCGGCACAGCTCTTCCGGTACGCGCCGCGCCGCCGCCGGGGGCTGCAACGCGCCGTCCGATTCGACCTGTTGGGCTGA
- the moeB gene encoding molybdopterin-synthase adenylyltransferase MoeB, with protein MPLTPEDRDRYARHLSLPQVGAAGQERLRASSALIVGLGGLGSPAALYLAAAGVGRLGLLDHDRVAVHNLQRQVLHDTAGVGTSKVASARARLEALNPGVTLDTWEVALTRDNARGIVADYDIVLDGTDTFTTRYLLNDACVLERKPLVHASVHRFEGQVSVFATADGPCYRCLHPEPPPAGSVPSCAEGGVLGVLPGLLGTLQATEALKWLLGIGEPLVGRLLAVDALSMRMTQMRFARDPSCAWCATRTATALLADYAAFCGEAGAPTWDVTLRDIDPRDAAAALARGELYVLDVREDWEVDAAAVRGAMHVAMGLIPAQQALLPRDKPIAVLCHHGMRSAMVADYLRAAGHARVLNIRGGIDRWSVEADPQVPRY; from the coding sequence ATGCCGCTCACGCCTGAGGATCGCGACCGCTACGCGCGCCACCTGAGCCTGCCGCAGGTGGGCGCCGCCGGACAGGAACGCCTGCGCGCGAGTTCCGCGCTGATCGTCGGACTCGGGGGGCTCGGTTCGCCGGCGGCGCTGTATCTCGCCGCGGCCGGCGTCGGGCGACTCGGGCTCCTCGATCACGATCGCGTCGCGGTGCACAACCTTCAGCGCCAGGTGCTGCACGATACGGCAGGCGTCGGTACGTCGAAGGTCGCGTCGGCGCGCGCGCGCCTCGAGGCCCTCAATCCGGGCGTCACGCTCGACACCTGGGAGGTCGCGCTCACGCGCGACAACGCGCGCGGCATCGTCGCGGACTACGACATCGTCCTCGACGGCACCGACACGTTCACGACGCGCTATCTCCTCAACGATGCCTGCGTCCTGGAACGGAAGCCGTTGGTGCACGCGAGCGTGCATCGCTTCGAAGGCCAGGTGTCGGTCTTCGCCACGGCGGACGGTCCTTGCTATCGCTGCCTGCATCCCGAGCCGCCGCCGGCCGGGAGCGTGCCAAGCTGCGCCGAGGGTGGCGTGTTGGGCGTACTGCCGGGTTTGCTCGGCACGCTGCAGGCGACCGAGGCGCTCAAGTGGCTGCTCGGCATCGGCGAGCCGCTGGTGGGGCGCCTGCTGGCGGTCGACGCGCTGAGCATGCGCATGACGCAGATGCGCTTCGCGCGCGATCCGTCCTGTGCGTGGTGTGCGACGCGCACGGCGACGGCGCTGCTCGCAGACTACGCGGCGTTCTGCGGCGAGGCCGGGGCGCCGACCTGGGACGTGACGCTGCGCGACATCGATCCCCGCGATGCGGCGGCTGCGCTTGCCCGCGGTGAGCTCTACGTGCTCGACGTGCGCGAGGACTGGGAAGTCGACGCCGCGGCCGTGCGCGGCGCGATGCATGTCGCGATGGGGTTGATCCCGGCGCAGCAGGCGCTGCTGCCGCGTGACAAGCCGATCGCCGTGCTGTGCCACCACGGCATGCGCAGCGCGATGGTGGCCGACTACCTGCGTGCGGCCGGGCATGCGCGCGTCCTCAACATCCGCGGTGGCATCGATCGCTGGAGCGTCGAGGCAGATCCGCAGGTCCCGCGCTACTGA
- a CDS encoding nuclear transport factor 2 family protein, whose protein sequence is MRRTVLLLAALLVPVGAATAQSPDHEAAYAVITKLFDGMRTRDTAAMRTAFAPGASLQSVAASGQVRSDAIDAWIGSVASAPAGVVLDERLGTPVVQVNGNLATVWVEYWFYAGERFSHCGFDAFVLARTAGTWRILSVADTRQREGCSPAPVR, encoded by the coding sequence ATGCGGCGTACCGTCTTGCTGCTCGCCGCGCTCCTCGTGCCGGTCGGGGCGGCGACGGCGCAGTCGCCGGACCACGAGGCGGCCTACGCGGTCATCACGAAGCTCTTCGACGGCATGCGCACGCGCGATACGGCAGCGATGCGCACGGCGTTCGCGCCGGGCGCATCACTGCAGAGCGTTGCCGCCAGCGGGCAGGTGCGCAGCGATGCCATCGATGCCTGGATCGGCTCGGTGGCATCGGCGCCGGCGGGTGTCGTCTTGGACGAACGACTGGGCACGCCCGTTGTCCAAGTGAACGGGAATCTCGCGACGGTGTGGGTGGAGTATTGGTTCTATGCCGGTGAGCGCTTCTCGCACTGTGGCTTCGACGCCTTCGTGCTTGCCCGGACGGCTGGCACGTGGCGCATTCTTTCTGTCGCCGATACACGGCAGCGCGAAGGCTGCTCGCCCGCTCCGGTGCGCTGA
- a CDS encoding oxidative damage protection protein: MMADITCARCGATKPGFERAPFPGAIGARVLEGICPDCWGQWLKQQTMLINHYGLNVMDPQARQFLTRNMEAFLFKTGQQDDVDTSKQGTIAH, from the coding sequence ATGATGGCGGACATCACCTGCGCGCGCTGCGGCGCGACCAAGCCTGGGTTCGAGCGCGCCCCGTTTCCGGGTGCGATCGGCGCGCGCGTCCTCGAGGGCATCTGCCCCGATTGCTGGGGCCAGTGGCTCAAGCAGCAGACGATGCTGATCAACCACTACGGCCTCAACGTGATGGATCCGCAGGCGCGCCAGTTCCTGACGCGGAACATGGAGGCCTTCCTGTTCAAGACCGGCCAGCAGGACGACGTCGACACGTCGAAGCAAGGGACGATCGCGCACTGA
- a CDS encoding LemA family protein encodes MKAKWLLPVLTLFLSACGYNTIQTMDETAAAARQQIEVQLQRRADLVPNLVETVKGYAAQEERIFTEVAQARSALLGARSGGNIGEMANANQELTGALGRLLAISENYPQLKSDQNFLRLQDELTGTENRIAVSRTDYNNAVRDYNAYIRRFPAVLTAKVTGAKAREYFEVTNAANREAPKVSF; translated from the coding sequence ATGAAGGCCAAGTGGTTGCTCCCTGTCCTCACCCTGTTCCTCTCTGCCTGCGGCTACAACACGATCCAGACCATGGATGAGACCGCGGCCGCCGCGCGTCAGCAGATCGAAGTGCAGCTGCAGCGCCGCGCCGACCTCGTGCCGAACCTGGTCGAGACCGTGAAGGGCTACGCGGCCCAGGAAGAGCGCATCTTCACCGAAGTCGCCCAAGCGCGCTCGGCGTTGCTCGGCGCGCGCAGCGGTGGCAACATCGGCGAGATGGCGAATGCCAACCAGGAGCTCACCGGGGCGCTGGGGCGCCTGCTCGCCATCTCGGAGAACTACCCGCAGCTGAAGAGCGACCAGAACTTCCTGCGGCTGCAGGATGAGCTCACCGGGACCGAGAACCGCATCGCGGTGTCGCGCACCGACTACAACAACGCGGTGCGGGACTACAACGCGTACATCCGTCGCTTCCCGGCCGTGCTCACCGCCAAGGTGACCGGCGCGAAGGCCCGCGAGTACTTCGAGGTCACGAACGCCGCGAACCGCGAAGCGCCCAAGGTGAGCTTCTGA
- the argB gene encoding acetylglutamate kinase, translated as MTTRVFKFGGRAQGAAALPAAITAAAAQAQVVVVHGGGDEVSAMQRRLGLEPQFIGGRRVTSEADLDVVRMLLSGSVNKRLVAHLLTAGARAVGISGEDGGLLTARVTDSAFGRVGRDVIADPALLRDLLAAGWLPVVSPLARDRDSADGLGLNVNGDDAATAIAVALHADELCFVADVDGVLEAGQRIPRLDPAGIHDLASRGIAQGGMLAKLEAAVAALEAGVGAIRIGTLDLLHDPQAGTTIVPAVSAT; from the coding sequence ATGACCACGCGCGTGTTCAAGTTCGGCGGTCGCGCCCAAGGCGCCGCCGCGTTGCCCGCGGCCATCACGGCGGCGGCCGCGCAGGCGCAGGTCGTGGTCGTGCACGGCGGCGGCGACGAGGTCAGCGCGATGCAGCGTCGCCTGGGGCTGGAGCCGCAGTTCATCGGTGGCCGGCGCGTGACCAGCGAGGCCGACCTCGACGTCGTGCGCATGCTGCTCTCCGGCAGCGTCAACAAGCGGCTCGTCGCACACCTGCTCACGGCCGGTGCGCGTGCGGTCGGCATCAGCGGTGAAGATGGTGGGTTGCTCACGGCGCGCGTGACGGACAGCGCGTTCGGCCGCGTGGGGCGCGACGTCATTGCGGACCCGGCGCTGCTGCGCGACCTACTGGCCGCCGGTTGGCTCCCCGTCGTCTCGCCGCTCGCGCGCGACCGCGACTCTGCCGACGGTCTCGGGCTCAACGTGAACGGCGATGACGCCGCGACGGCGATCGCCGTCGCGCTGCATGCCGACGAGCTGTGTTTCGTGGCCGATGTCGACGGCGTCCTTGAGGCGGGGCAGCGCATTCCGCGTCTCGATCCCGCGGGGATCCATGACCTCGCATCACGCGGCATCGCCCAAGGTGGCATGCTCGCCAAGCTCGAAGCCGCGGTCGCGGCCCTCGAGGCCGGGGTCGGCGCGATCCGCATTGGCACGCTCGACCTCCTGCACGATCCGCAGGCCGGTACCACCATCGTTCCCGCTGTCTCCGCCACATAA
- a CDS encoding M28 family peptidase, translating into MHIRSTSRAPRAAFVAFLLLVSAPITLAAQHARVPGFSQQSTEAQRAAERAAIATPDTARAQALARALADRPHIAGTPAQARTRDLVIAAMREAGLATEVGEYEVWLPHTVDYGVWRIQPQPKQLELREGRVPEDPTTMQHDEYPTVNGYSGTGDVTGEVVYVNYGLIEDYAQLDSIGVSVRGKVVIARYGRSFRGIKAREAEKRGALALLMYSDPQDDGYVRGDVYPEGAYRNDRGVQRGSVMNGAGDPTTPGYPSRRGARRIPIDSLPVPRIPVLPLSYGNAIELLRDVRGADIPATWQGGLPFHYHVGPGPVVARVRVFSDSATAAYKPIWNTYGIIRGSDFPDEVVIIGAHRDAWSPGAVDNVSGTVSVVEASRAVMAQVRAGWRPRRTMIFATWDAEEWGLVGSTEYVEDDSLRLMRGAVAYLNQDVSASGPSFGGGGSPSLRGLLRDVAKGVPDPSGSGSVYDVWRARTRPADGEEPAMGDPGGGSDFAGFYNHLGIPHSDWGFGGGNGIYHSNYDSYTFMERFGDPGYRYHAAAARIGAVMMMRLANADVLPYDYAEFARTMRRYLAPIDRALAQRSWGGSSASLAAAIDRMERAATAFNATRDSALAAGVPRARQVSTNAALREVERAMTRPEGLRSRPWYRNLIYVADVDNGYGTMVFPSVNEAIRYGTEALYAAELQDLVGRFDAATAAIERATRSVRGQ; encoded by the coding sequence ATGCACATCCGTTCGACGAGCCGCGCCCCGCGCGCGGCGTTCGTGGCGTTCCTCCTGCTGGTTTCCGCGCCGATCACGCTCGCGGCGCAGCACGCGCGCGTACCGGGCTTCTCGCAGCAGTCGACCGAGGCCCAACGCGCCGCCGAGCGTGCGGCGATCGCCACTCCCGATACGGCGCGCGCCCAGGCGCTGGCGCGGGCGTTGGCCGACCGGCCGCACATCGCGGGGACACCCGCGCAGGCGCGCACCCGCGATCTCGTGATCGCCGCGATGCGCGAAGCGGGGCTCGCGACGGAAGTCGGGGAGTATGAGGTCTGGCTGCCGCATACGGTGGATTACGGCGTGTGGCGCATCCAGCCGCAGCCGAAGCAACTGGAGCTGCGCGAAGGCCGCGTGCCGGAAGATCCGACGACGATGCAGCACGACGAATACCCGACCGTGAACGGCTACAGCGGCACGGGTGACGTGACGGGCGAAGTGGTCTATGTGAACTACGGCCTCATCGAGGACTACGCACAGCTCGACTCGATCGGCGTGAGTGTGCGCGGCAAGGTCGTGATTGCGCGCTATGGCCGGAGTTTCCGCGGCATCAAGGCGCGTGAGGCGGAGAAGCGCGGCGCCCTGGCGCTGCTGATGTACTCGGATCCACAGGACGACGGCTACGTGCGCGGCGACGTGTATCCCGAGGGGGCATACCGGAACGACCGCGGCGTGCAACGCGGCAGCGTGATGAACGGGGCCGGCGATCCGACGACGCCGGGCTACCCATCGCGGCGCGGCGCGCGCCGCATCCCCATCGACTCGCTCCCGGTGCCGCGGATTCCGGTGCTGCCCCTCTCGTACGGCAACGCCATCGAGCTGCTGCGCGATGTGCGTGGCGCGGACATCCCCGCGACGTGGCAGGGCGGCTTGCCGTTCCACTATCACGTCGGGCCCGGCCCGGTGGTGGCGCGGGTGCGCGTCTTCAGCGATTCGGCCACGGCGGCGTACAAACCGATCTGGAACACCTATGGCATCATTCGCGGCTCTGACTTCCCGGACGAAGTGGTGATCATCGGCGCGCACCGCGATGCGTGGAGTCCGGGGGCCGTGGACAACGTCTCGGGGACGGTGAGCGTCGTGGAAGCCTCGCGCGCGGTGATGGCGCAGGTGCGGGCGGGCTGGCGCCCGCGGCGCACGATGATCTTCGCCACCTGGGACGCCGAGGAGTGGGGATTGGTCGGCTCGACGGAATACGTCGAAGATGATTCGTTGCGCCTGATGCGCGGTGCGGTGGCCTATCTCAACCAAGACGTGTCGGCGAGCGGGCCGTCGTTCGGCGGCGGCGGGAGCCCGAGCCTGCGCGGCCTGCTGCGCGACGTCGCCAAGGGTGTGCCGGACCCGAGCGGCAGTGGCAGCGTGTACGACGTCTGGCGTGCGCGCACGCGCCCGGCGGACGGCGAGGAGCCGGCGATGGGCGATCCCGGCGGCGGCAGCGACTTCGCCGGGTTCTACAACCACCTCGGCATCCCGCACAGCGATTGGGGCTTCGGCGGCGGCAACGGGATCTATCACTCGAACTACGACTCCTACACGTTCATGGAGCGCTTCGGGGATCCGGGCTACCGCTACCACGCCGCGGCGGCGCGCATCGGCGCGGTGATGATGATGCGCCTCGCGAACGCCGACGTGCTCCCGTACGACTACGCGGAGTTCGCGCGGACGATGCGGCGGTACCTCGCGCCGATCGATCGCGCTCTGGCGCAGCGCAGCTGGGGCGGCTCGTCCGCGTCGCTCGCCGCGGCGATCGATCGCATGGAACGCGCGGCGACGGCCTTCAATGCGACGCGCGATTCCGCACTCGCGGCGGGCGTTCCGCGCGCCCGGCAGGTCAGCACCAACGCGGCGTTGCGCGAGGTCGAGCGCGCGATGACGCGACCGGAGGGCTTGCGCTCGCGGCCGTGGTATAGGAATCTCATATACGTCGCCGACGTCGATAATGGCTACGGCACGATGGTCTTTCCTTCGGTCAACGAAGCGATTCGCTACGGAACCGAAGCGCTGTACGCGGCGGAGTTGCAGGATCTCGTCGGGCGGTTCGATGCCGCGACGGCCGCGATCGAACGGGCGACACGCAGCGTGCGCGGGCAGTAG